One Coffea arabica cultivar ET-39 chromosome 5e, Coffea Arabica ET-39 HiFi, whole genome shotgun sequence DNA segment encodes these proteins:
- the LOC113743625 gene encoding uncharacterized protein, translating to MKKSGIVAASMAAASASAYSVSSSSSPKTNIPHEDLNVSSKKKEKKSASQTTTSSDKFAPRFDGLRFIETLVTAHR from the exons ATGAAGAAATCAGGAATTGTAGCAGCTTCCATGGCTGCAGCTTCTGCATCAGCTTACTctgtttcttcctcttcttcaccCAAGACCAACATCCCTCATGAG GATCTTAATGTTTCGagcaagaaaaaagagaagaaatctgcATCACAAACAACAACTTCTTCAGATAAATTTGCGCCAAGGTTTGATGGGTTGAGGTTCATAGAGACTCTGGTTACTGCTCACAGATAA
- the LOC113743313 gene encoding riboflavin synthase produces the protein MTALSTSSSSVSRFLNPSSQSKTPKFLNLLNPQPQQKSHTKNLIFTLKPPSLSILFSTKPSKPFKPLFYSTPVRSLFTGIVEEMGEIKHLGYDKDGSFTMKIQAKTILEDIHLGDSISVNGTCLTVTDFATQLAEFTIGLAPETLRKTSLGELQHGSSVNLERALSPSTRMGGHFVQGHVDGTGVIVSREPEGDSLWVKVKTGKDLLKYIVPKGFIAVDGTSLTVVDVFDEEDCFNFMLVAYTQQKVVIPLKKVGQKVNLEVDILGKYVERLLSSGFVDSIRSSRPVEVH, from the coding sequence ATGACTGCTCTTTCTACCTCTTCCTCCTCAGTGTCGAGGTTCCTGAACCCTTCTTCACAATCCAAAACCCCAAAATTTCTGAACCTCCTAAACCCCCAGCCCCAGCAAAAATCGCACACCAAAAATCTGATCTTTACCCTTAAACCACCCTCTTTATCAATCCTCTTCTCCACCAAACCGTCAAAACCCTTTAAACCCCTCTTCTATTCCACCCCAGTAAGATCCCTTTTCACAGGAATTGTTGAAGAAATGGGCGAAATTAAACATCTGGGCTATGATAAAGATGGCAGCTTTACCATGAAAATCCAAGCAAAAACCATTCTTGAGGACATTCATTTAGGTGATAGCATTTCAGTCAATGGAACCTGCTTAACAGTGACAGATTTCGCTACCCAATTGGCTGAATTCACCATCGGATTAGCCCCGGAAACATTGAGGAAAACGTCTCTGGGTGAGTTGCAACATGGGTCTTCGGTGAATTTGGAGAGGGCTCTAAGTCCTAGTACGAGAATGGGAGGTCATTTTGTGCAGGGCCATGTTGATGGGACCGGAGTAATCGTGAGCCGCGAGCCAGAGGGGGATTCTCTGTGGGTAAAAGTGAAGACAGGGAAGGACTTGTTGAAGTACATTGTGCCTAAGGGATTCATTGCAGTTGATGGGACTAGCTTGACTGTGGTTGATGTGTTCGATGAGGAAGACTGCTTCAATTTTATGTTGGTTGCATATACACAGCAAAAGGTGGTGATCCCTTTGAAGAAAGTTGGACAGAAGGTGAATTTGGAGGTTGATATATTGGGGAAATATGTGGAAAGGCTACTTAGTAGTGGATTTGTTGATTCCATCAGATCATCACGACCTGTGGAGGTACATTAG